The following proteins are co-located in the Billgrantia tianxiuensis genome:
- a CDS encoding cation-translocating P-type ATPase, whose translation MSEQNEREQTPWHALSPEETLERLDASQEGLGAEEARKRFDRYGPNRLQQDEATPWWRRLLGQFNNVLMLILIVAAVASLFLGKFLDASAILGVVIIIALIGFIQEGKAEKALDSIRDMLSPKAKALRDGHQREIDAEELVPGDIVRVEGGDRVPADIRLLESNRLEAEEAALTGESTPVDKSDEAVDEEADLAERSSMLFAGTIVAKGTATGVVVQTGSHTEIGRISEMLRGVEQLQTPLVQQLDRAGRILAFCIVGAAFLTGAIGVLIHDQPWADMFMAGVGLAVAAIPEGLPAIVTISLALGVQSMANKNAIVRRLPAVETLGSISTIFSDKTGTLTRNEMTAQAIWLPEGEFRLSGIGFAPEGKFHLAPQNGASGERAEKKEPHGKDEQHEENYGEEISPEDYPALTHFLQVGALCNDAELCHEDEEWSIAGDPTEGALVVAAAKAGFDTHDLNDQHPREDAIPFDSERKYMATLNDLDGKRLLLKGAPDRLLEMCEKERGPDGDTELDRDTWEERIHELSSRGLRVLALAEKEAGDVSGELEDDDVEHGLILLGLVGLLDPPREAAIEAVASCQKAGIRPVMVTGDHAVTATAIADQLGFARTERALSGHEIEAMGDEELEREITEVDVYARAAPEHKLRLVQAMQARGGICAMTGDGVNDGPALKRADVGVAMGVQGTEAAKEAAEMVLTDDNFATIVAAVGEGRKVYDNIRKTTTFILPTNGAESLAILLAILAGITLPITGLQVLWVNMITAVTLGIALVFEHAEDNVMQRKPRDPHAPLLDLFMLWRVIFVSILLVVCVFAIFSWILYGQGGSAEQARSGAVNMLVAGEIAYLINSRYLLNNTLSLSGLFGSRPVLLAIALVVVVQLGWTYLPFMQLVFGIEGLTLSHWGAIVVASVAVYLIVEAEKWVLRRRQAHTEDDADRVATAPAAN comes from the coding sequence ATGAGCGAGCAAAACGAGCGGGAACAAACGCCCTGGCATGCCCTGTCGCCCGAGGAGACACTGGAGCGACTCGATGCCAGCCAGGAAGGCCTAGGGGCCGAGGAGGCGCGCAAGCGGTTCGATCGGTACGGCCCCAATCGGCTCCAGCAGGACGAAGCGACCCCATGGTGGCGCCGGCTGCTGGGCCAGTTCAACAACGTGCTGATGCTGATCCTGATCGTGGCGGCGGTCGCCAGCCTGTTTCTCGGCAAGTTTCTCGACGCCTCGGCGATTCTGGGCGTAGTGATCATCATCGCCCTGATCGGCTTCATCCAGGAGGGCAAGGCCGAGAAGGCGCTGGACAGCATTCGCGACATGCTCTCGCCCAAGGCCAAGGCGCTGCGCGACGGTCACCAGCGCGAGATCGATGCCGAAGAGCTGGTTCCCGGCGATATCGTAAGGGTCGAAGGCGGTGACCGCGTTCCCGCCGATATCCGCCTGCTCGAGAGCAATCGCCTCGAGGCCGAGGAAGCCGCCCTGACCGGCGAATCCACCCCGGTAGACAAGTCCGACGAAGCCGTCGACGAGGAGGCCGATCTCGCCGAGCGGAGTTCGATGCTGTTCGCCGGCACCATCGTGGCCAAGGGCACCGCCACGGGGGTCGTGGTGCAGACCGGTTCGCATACCGAGATCGGGCGCATTTCGGAAATGCTGCGCGGTGTCGAGCAGCTCCAGACCCCGCTGGTACAGCAGCTCGACCGGGCGGGACGCATCCTCGCCTTCTGTATCGTTGGCGCCGCGTTTCTGACCGGCGCCATCGGCGTACTGATTCATGACCAGCCCTGGGCCGACATGTTCATGGCCGGCGTCGGGCTTGCCGTGGCTGCCATTCCTGAAGGGTTGCCAGCCATCGTCACCATCTCACTGGCCCTGGGCGTGCAGTCGATGGCCAACAAGAACGCTATCGTGCGCCGTCTGCCCGCGGTGGAAACGCTGGGCTCGATCTCGACCATCTTCTCCGACAAGACCGGCACCCTCACCCGCAACGAGATGACGGCCCAGGCCATCTGGCTGCCCGAGGGAGAATTTCGTCTCTCCGGCATCGGCTTCGCCCCGGAGGGCAAGTTCCACCTTGCCCCGCAAAACGGCGCGTCGGGTGAGCGCGCTGAAAAAAAGGAGCCGCACGGTAAAGACGAACAGCACGAGGAGAACTACGGCGAGGAAATCTCTCCGGAGGACTACCCCGCCCTCACCCATTTCCTTCAGGTGGGCGCACTGTGCAACGACGCCGAGCTATGCCACGAGGACGAGGAGTGGTCGATAGCAGGCGACCCTACCGAAGGCGCGCTGGTCGTCGCTGCCGCCAAGGCGGGGTTCGATACCCATGACCTCAACGACCAGCACCCGCGCGAGGACGCAATTCCCTTCGACTCCGAGCGCAAGTACATGGCCACCCTCAACGACCTGGACGGCAAGCGCCTGCTGCTCAAGGGCGCACCGGATCGACTGCTGGAAATGTGCGAGAAGGAGCGTGGCCCCGACGGCGATACCGAACTCGACCGCGACACTTGGGAAGAGCGAATACACGAGCTCTCGTCACGCGGCCTGCGCGTGCTGGCCCTGGCCGAAAAGGAAGCCGGTGACGTCTCGGGCGAACTCGAGGACGACGATGTCGAACACGGCCTGATCCTGCTCGGCTTGGTGGGTCTGCTCGACCCCCCACGGGAAGCCGCCATCGAAGCGGTCGCCAGTTGCCAGAAGGCCGGAATTCGCCCCGTGATGGTGACCGGGGATCACGCCGTCACGGCCACTGCCATCGCCGATCAACTGGGTTTTGCACGGACGGAGCGCGCCCTGAGCGGCCATGAGATCGAGGCCATGGGCGACGAGGAGCTGGAGCGGGAGATCACCGAGGTCGACGTCTACGCCCGAGCCGCCCCCGAGCACAAGCTGCGCCTGGTGCAGGCCATGCAGGCGCGCGGCGGCATCTGTGCCATGACCGGCGACGGGGTCAATGACGGGCCGGCGCTCAAGCGTGCCGATGTCGGCGTGGCCATGGGCGTCCAGGGTACCGAGGCGGCCAAGGAAGCCGCCGAGATGGTGCTCACCGACGACAATTTCGCCACGATCGTGGCCGCCGTGGGCGAAGGCCGCAAGGTCTACGACAATATCCGCAAGACCACCACCTTCATTTTGCCGACCAACGGTGCCGAGAGCCTGGCCATTCTTCTTGCCATTCTCGCCGGCATCACCCTGCCGATCACCGGCCTTCAGGTGCTGTGGGTCAACATGATCACGGCCGTCACCCTCGGCATTGCCCTGGTATTCGAGCATGCCGAGGACAACGTGATGCAGCGCAAGCCCCGCGATCCCCATGCGCCATTGCTCGACCTGTTCATGCTATGGCGGGTCATCTTCGTCTCGATCCTGCTGGTCGTGTGCGTGTTCGCCATTTTCAGCTGGATCCTGTACGGCCAGGGCGGCAGCGCCGAACAGGCCCGCAGCGGAGCGGTGAACATGCTGGTGGCCGGGGAAATCGCCTATCTCATCAACAGCCGCTACCTGCTCAACAACACACTCTCGCTGTCGGGCCTGTTCGGCAGCCGCCCGGTGCTGCTGGCGATCGCGCTGGTCGTCGTGGTGCAGCTGGGTTGGACCTACCTGCCCTTCATGCAGCTGGTGTTCGGCATTGAGGGCCTCACGTTGAGCCATTGGGGAGCTATCGTCGTCGCCAGTGTCGCCGTCTACCTGATCGTGGAGGCCGAGAAGTGGGTTCTGCGTCGACGGCAGGCACACACGGAAGACGATGCCGATCGTGTCGCGACCGCTCCCGCCGCCAATTGA
- a CDS encoding HAD-IC family P-type ATPase, whose protein sequence is MLCNDAELAEENGRWTIHGDPTEGALVVAAAKGGIDACELRCRHPRRDAIPFESERKYMATLNELEGKRLLVKGAPDRLLEMCHKVRTADGDGELDHAAWEERIHALSSRGLRVLALAEKVADHIDDELNDSHAEESLVLLGLVGLLDPPREAAIEAVKRCLQAGIRPVMVTGDHAVTARAIAEQLGFAHTDRALTGRDVEAMSDEELERCIVEVDVFARAAPEHKLRLVKAMQARGGICAMTGDGVNDGPALKRADVGVAMGIQGTEAAKEAAEMVLADDNFATIVGAIEEGRKVYDNIRKTVTFLLPTNGGQGLAILLAVLAGTLLPITPLQALWVNMVVAVTLGLALAFEEGETDLMQRQPRDPSAALLDLFLLWRVVFVSVLLLAGVFGMFSWILLAQGGSEELARAGAVNMLVMGSAAYLINSRFLLNSALSLQGIFGSRPVWLAIGLVVLLQLGWTYLPFMQVVFGSEGLGVQHWLAIVAGSIALFLIVEFEKWVLRRRRDEATRHRGTASCSGDSQSRTPAPER, encoded by the coding sequence GTGCTGTGCAACGACGCAGAGCTGGCCGAGGAGAACGGACGCTGGACCATTCATGGCGACCCCACCGAGGGAGCGCTGGTCGTGGCAGCCGCCAAGGGTGGTATCGACGCCTGTGAGCTTCGCTGCCGGCATCCGCGCCGGGACGCCATCCCCTTCGAGTCCGAGCGCAAGTACATGGCCACGCTCAACGAGCTGGAAGGCAAGCGCCTGCTGGTCAAGGGGGCACCGGACCGACTGCTGGAGATGTGCCACAAGGTACGCACGGCAGACGGCGACGGCGAACTTGATCACGCGGCCTGGGAAGAGCGCATTCATGCGCTCTCCTCACGGGGGCTGCGCGTACTGGCGCTGGCGGAAAAGGTAGCCGACCACATCGACGACGAACTGAACGATAGCCACGCCGAAGAGAGCCTGGTGCTGCTGGGCCTGGTAGGCCTGCTCGACCCGCCGCGTGAGGCCGCCATCGAGGCGGTGAAGCGCTGTCTCCAGGCCGGCATTCGCCCGGTGATGGTCACCGGCGACCATGCCGTGACCGCCCGCGCCATTGCCGAGCAGCTCGGCTTCGCCCATACCGACCGGGCGCTGACCGGCCGCGACGTGGAAGCCATGTCCGACGAGGAACTCGAGCGCTGCATCGTCGAAGTGGACGTATTCGCCCGGGCCGCACCGGAACACAAGCTGCGCCTGGTGAAGGCCATGCAGGCCAGGGGCGGCATCTGCGCGATGACCGGCGACGGGGTCAACGACGGACCAGCGCTCAAACGCGCCGATGTCGGCGTGGCCATGGGCATCCAGGGCACCGAAGCGGCCAAGGAAGCCGCCGAGATGGTGCTGGCCGACGATAACTTCGCCACCATCGTCGGAGCCATCGAAGAGGGTCGCAAGGTCTACGACAACATTCGCAAGACGGTGACCTTCCTGCTGCCAACCAACGGCGGCCAGGGCCTTGCCATCTTGTTGGCCGTGCTGGCCGGCACCCTGCTGCCGATAACCCCGCTACAGGCGCTATGGGTCAACATGGTGGTGGCGGTGACCCTGGGCCTGGCACTGGCTTTCGAGGAAGGCGAGACCGACCTCATGCAACGCCAGCCCCGTGACCCTTCCGCCGCCCTGCTCGACCTGTTCCTGCTATGGCGGGTCGTATTCGTCTCGGTACTGCTGCTGGCGGGCGTGTTCGGCATGTTCAGCTGGATCCTGCTGGCACAGGGCGGCAGCGAGGAGCTCGCCCGTGCCGGCGCCGTCAACATGCTGGTCATGGGCAGTGCCGCCTACCTCATCAACAGCCGTTTCCTGCTCAACAGCGCACTTTCCCTGCAAGGCATCTTCGGCAGCCGTCCAGTGTGGCTTGCCATCGGACTGGTAGTCCTGCTGCAGTTGGGCTGGACGTATCTTCCCTTCATGCAGGTGGTGTTCGGCAGCGAAGGCCTCGGCGTGCAGCACTGGCTGGCCATCGTAGCGGGCAGCATCGCCTTGTTCCTGATCGTGGAGTTCGAAAAATGGGTGCTACGACGGCGCCGCGACGAGGCCACCCGCCACCGGGGCACGGCGTCTTGTAGCGGCGACAGTCAGTCCAGAACACCTGCGCCCGAGCGCTAG
- a CDS encoding YchJ family protein encodes MTSLREMRCPCGSLLPLAACCDRFHAGEPAPTPEALMRSRYSAFALGLDDYLQTTWHASTRPPALDPDASTRWVRLEVLDHGQDGDRGRVHFRATFREGRRWGVLEENSRFVREAGRWYYLDGTPSVTRLKPGRNDPCPCGSGRKFKSCCGLG; translated from the coding sequence ATGACTTCGCTTCGAGAGATGCGCTGCCCTTGCGGTAGCCTATTGCCGCTGGCCGCCTGCTGCGACCGCTTTCATGCCGGCGAGCCGGCGCCCACTCCGGAAGCGCTGATGCGCTCACGCTATAGCGCCTTCGCCCTTGGCCTTGACGACTACCTGCAGACGACCTGGCATGCCAGCACGCGCCCGCCCGCACTGGACCCCGACGCCTCGACACGCTGGGTGCGCCTGGAGGTGCTGGATCATGGGCAGGACGGCGATCGGGGCCGCGTGCACTTTCGGGCGACCTTCCGCGAGGGCCGGCGCTGGGGCGTGCTGGAGGAGAATTCGCGCTTCGTGCGCGAGGCGGGGCGCTGGTACTACCTGGACGGTACGCCCAGCGTGACCCGCCTCAAGCCGGGCCGCAACGACCCTTGCCCCTGCGGTAGCGGGCGCAAGTTCAAGAGTTGCTGCGGCCTGGGATGA
- a CDS encoding Na+/H+ antiporter family protein, translating into MNAIVLAILVMVTLSLARVSVVFALIAASLVGGLVAGMPLTAIMDAFNQGLGNGATIALSYAVLGAFAVALSRSGITELLANRAIRGLHLDDQPSSRRWVAFTLLGALLATAVSSQNLIPVHIAFIPVLVPPLLKLMNHLRLDRRVAACVITFGITAPYMLLPVGFGSIFLNDILLTNLNESGAELGLEVTRGMVPMAMLMPIGGMALGLVVAVLFSYRRPRRYEDRDLAHGDETPAQAARHLAPWQMVVLGASLVGTVAIQLLSGSMVLGGLFGFALLSVSGVFRWHEQDDIFTEGMRMMALVGFIMISAAGFAGVMQATGEVPALVEGSAELIGDNRGLAALIMLLVGLFITMGIGSSFSTVPIIASLYVPLALSFGFSPMATIALVGTAAALGDAGSPASDSTLGPTAGLNADGQHDHIWDTVVPTFLHYNVPLIAFGWLAAMVL; encoded by the coding sequence ATGAATGCCATCGTTCTGGCCATCCTGGTCATGGTCACCCTGAGTCTTGCCCGCGTTTCCGTCGTCTTCGCCCTGATCGCCGCCAGCCTGGTCGGTGGGCTGGTAGCGGGCATGCCGCTGACCGCCATCATGGATGCCTTCAACCAGGGGCTGGGCAACGGTGCCACCATCGCCCTTTCGTACGCCGTGCTGGGCGCCTTCGCCGTGGCCCTGTCACGTTCCGGCATCACCGAGCTGCTCGCCAATCGGGCCATTCGCGGCCTTCACCTGGACGACCAGCCGTCAAGCCGACGCTGGGTCGCCTTCACCCTGCTCGGTGCCCTGCTGGCCACCGCGGTCAGTTCGCAGAACCTGATTCCGGTGCATATCGCCTTCATCCCGGTACTGGTACCGCCGCTGCTCAAGCTGATGAATCACCTGCGCCTGGATCGTCGCGTGGCCGCCTGCGTGATCACCTTCGGCATCACCGCGCCCTACATGCTGCTGCCGGTAGGCTTCGGCTCGATCTTCCTCAACGACATCCTGCTCACCAATCTCAACGAGAGCGGCGCCGAACTGGGCCTCGAGGTCACCCGTGGCATGGTGCCCATGGCCATGCTGATGCCCATCGGCGGCATGGCGTTGGGGCTGGTCGTGGCCGTACTGTTCAGCTATCGCCGGCCGCGCCGCTACGAGGACCGCGACCTGGCCCACGGCGACGAGACGCCGGCTCAGGCCGCGCGCCACCTGGCGCCCTGGCAGATGGTGGTGCTCGGCGCGTCGCTGGTGGGCACCGTGGCGATCCAGTTGCTCTCGGGTTCGATGGTGCTGGGCGGGTTGTTCGGCTTCGCCCTGCTCTCGGTCAGCGGCGTGTTCCGCTGGCACGAACAGGACGACATCTTCACCGAAGGCATGCGCATGATGGCGCTGGTGGGTTTCATCATGATCAGTGCCGCAGGCTTTGCCGGGGTGATGCAGGCCACCGGCGAGGTGCCCGCACTGGTGGAAGGCTCGGCGGAACTGATCGGCGACAACAGGGGCCTGGCCGCCTTGATCATGCTGCTGGTCGGCCTGTTCATCACCATGGGCATCGGCTCGTCGTTCTCCACGGTGCCGATCATCGCTTCACTCTATGTGCCGCTGGCGCTGAGCTTCGGCTTCTCGCCCATGGCCACCATCGCCCTGGTGGGCACCGCCGCCGCCCTGGGCGACGCCGGCTCCCCCGCCTCGGATTCGACCCTCGGCCCCACCGCCGGGCTCAACGCCGACGGCCAGCACGACCACATCTGGGACACCGTGGTGCCGACCTTCCTGCACTACAACGTGCCGCTGATCGCCTTCGGCTGGCTGGCCGCCATGGTGCTCTGA
- the hutH gene encoding histidine ammonia-lyase — translation MSNLSINPGSMTLAQARQVFEAPLRVTLPDSADAAIQRGVDCVNRVVAEDRTVYGINTGFGLLAQTRIDHDHLKDLQRSLVLSHATGVGEPMEDALVRLIMVLKVNSLARGFSGIRREVLDALLALVNAEVYPHIPLKGSVGASGDLAPLAHMSVVLLGEGKAHHRGEWIPARQALEIAGLQPLSLAPKEGLALLNGTQVSTAYALKGLFEAEDLYAAATVCGALTVEATLSSRAPFDARIHDARGQRGQIDAAAAYRHLLGERSEISDSHAHCDKVQDPYSLRCQPQVMGAVLTQIRQAAEVLAVEMNAVSDNPLVFSDEGDILSGGNFHAEPVAMAADNLALALAEIGSLTERRVSLMMDTHMSQLPPFLVENGGVNSGFMIAQVTAAALASENKALAHPHSVDSLPTSANQEDHVSMAPAAGKRLWEMADNVRGIVAIEWLAACQGLDFRLDANHHRLESTPRLERARQALRNEVAYYDRDRFFAPDIERATQLLASRTLNELVPVELLPSH, via the coding sequence ATGTCTAATCTCAGTATCAATCCCGGCAGCATGACCCTGGCCCAGGCGCGCCAGGTCTTCGAGGCACCGCTGCGCGTGACGCTGCCCGACAGCGCCGACGCCGCCATCCAACGCGGCGTCGACTGCGTCAATCGCGTCGTCGCCGAGGATCGCACCGTCTACGGCATCAACACCGGCTTCGGCCTGCTGGCCCAGACCCGCATCGACCATGACCACCTGAAGGATCTCCAGCGCTCGCTGGTGCTATCTCACGCCACCGGAGTCGGCGAGCCCATGGAAGACGCCCTGGTGCGTCTGATCATGGTGCTCAAGGTCAACAGCCTGGCGCGAGGCTTCTCAGGTATCCGCCGCGAAGTACTCGACGCCCTGCTCGCCCTGGTCAACGCCGAGGTCTACCCGCACATTCCGCTCAAGGGTTCGGTGGGTGCTTCCGGCGACCTGGCGCCGCTGGCGCATATGAGCGTGGTACTGCTCGGCGAGGGCAAGGCACACCATCGCGGCGAATGGATCCCCGCCCGCCAGGCTCTCGAGATCGCCGGCCTCCAGCCGCTCAGCCTCGCGCCCAAGGAGGGCCTGGCGCTGCTCAACGGCACCCAGGTCTCTACCGCCTATGCGCTCAAGGGCCTGTTCGAGGCCGAGGACCTCTACGCCGCCGCCACGGTATGCGGCGCACTGACCGTGGAGGCCACGCTCAGCTCCCGCGCGCCCTTCGATGCCCGCATCCACGATGCCCGCGGCCAGCGCGGCCAGATCGATGCCGCCGCCGCCTACCGCCACCTGCTGGGCGAACGCAGCGAGATCAGCGACTCCCACGCCCACTGCGACAAGGTGCAGGACCCCTACTCGCTGCGCTGCCAGCCCCAGGTGATGGGCGCGGTGCTGACCCAGATCCGCCAGGCCGCCGAGGTGCTGGCCGTCGAGATGAATGCGGTATCGGACAACCCGCTGGTGTTCAGCGACGAAGGCGACATTCTCTCCGGTGGCAACTTCCATGCCGAGCCGGTGGCCATGGCTGCCGACAACCTGGCCCTGGCACTGGCCGAGATCGGTTCGCTCACCGAGCGCCGCGTCTCGCTGATGATGGATACCCACATGTCGCAGCTGCCCCCGTTCCTGGTGGAGAACGGCGGGGTCAACTCCGGCTTCATGATCGCCCAGGTCACCGCCGCGGCGCTGGCCAGCGAGAACAAGGCCCTGGCCCACCCCCACAGCGTCGACAGCCTGCCCACCTCGGCCAACCAGGAGGATCACGTCTCCATGGCCCCGGCCGCCGGCAAGCGGCTGTGGGAGATGGCCGACAACGTGCGCGGCATCGTCGCCATCGAATGGCTGGCCGCCTGCCAGGGGCTCGATTTCCGGCTCGATGCGAATCACCATCGGCTGGAAAGCACGCCGCGCCTGGAGCGGGCCAGGCAGGCGCTGCGCAACGAGGTTGCCTACTACGACCGTGACCGCTTCTTCGCCCCCGACATCGAGCGGGCCACCCAACTGCTTGCCTCTCGGACGCTCAACGAGCTGGTACCGGTGGAACTGCTGCCGAGCCACTGA
- a CDS encoding HAL/PAL/TAL family ammonia-lyase — protein sequence MNSISQTHWANWRKLPVNEHAECVELGATPVEWQQVVRVARHGALLSLSQGAWERIAAARQAVEEIASSTVPHYGINTGLGALCDVVLKRDELQRLSYHTLMSHACGVGTPLRTEQVRAIICCAVINYSHGYSGISPAVVKGLLHLLNERITPIVPSRGSVGYLTHMAHIGLVLIGHGEVEFNGQRMSARQALDAIGMAPLTLGPKDGLSLVNGTPAMTGLACLALEDTARLAAWADIVGAMSFEALGGQLDALLPQVTGLKRHQGVRHVGDNLHQLLQYSRRLARCQGQHLQDALSLRSIPQVHGACRDQFAHAARQIDQELNSATDNPLVIATEDGYRVVSQANPHGASVAMACDLLAIAVCEWSSISERRAYRLVTPQTSRLPPFLTDEVGVKSGMMIAQYTAASLVADNKRLAQPAVTDNFLTSGLQEDHLSLGESAALKLDQALDNAFQVIAIEYLLAAQAFDLIEDQDFAPGTELAWKALREAVPFYNEEHPLHLDLQTARHLLQDTSRQASFITLAPHLYPGKRQTCLISVSIPAA from the coding sequence ATGAACAGTATCAGCCAGACGCACTGGGCCAATTGGCGGAAACTGCCCGTGAATGAGCATGCCGAATGCGTTGAACTCGGCGCAACGCCGGTTGAATGGCAACAAGTGGTCCGGGTGGCTCGCCACGGCGCGCTCCTGTCGCTATCACAAGGCGCATGGGAGAGGATCGCCGCAGCGCGCCAGGCCGTAGAGGAAATAGCCTCCTCGACGGTGCCGCACTATGGCATCAATACCGGCCTGGGTGCCCTTTGCGACGTAGTGCTCAAGCGAGACGAGCTGCAGCGACTCTCCTACCACACGCTGATGAGCCATGCTTGTGGCGTGGGTACGCCACTGAGGACAGAGCAAGTCCGGGCAATCATCTGCTGCGCCGTTATTAATTACAGCCACGGCTACTCCGGCATCAGCCCTGCAGTCGTCAAAGGGCTGCTACATCTGCTGAACGAACGGATCACCCCGATCGTGCCCTCACGGGGTTCGGTCGGCTACCTCACTCACATGGCACACATCGGCCTGGTGCTGATTGGTCACGGCGAGGTCGAATTCAACGGCCAACGTATGTCGGCCAGACAGGCGCTGGATGCCATCGGGATGGCTCCACTGACCCTCGGTCCCAAGGATGGTCTGAGCCTGGTCAATGGTACTCCGGCCATGACCGGCCTGGCTTGCCTCGCCCTAGAGGATACCGCCCGTCTGGCTGCCTGGGCCGATATTGTCGGTGCCATGAGCTTCGAGGCCTTGGGCGGCCAGTTGGATGCGCTGCTACCCCAAGTGACGGGCCTCAAGCGGCATCAGGGAGTCCGGCACGTCGGCGACAACCTGCACCAACTGCTGCAGTACAGCCGGCGACTCGCACGCTGTCAGGGCCAGCACCTACAGGACGCACTTAGCCTGCGCTCGATACCCCAGGTGCATGGTGCCTGTCGCGATCAATTCGCGCATGCCGCCAGGCAAATCGACCAGGAGTTGAATTCGGCGACTGACAATCCCCTGGTAATTGCGACGGAGGATGGCTACCGCGTCGTGTCGCAGGCCAACCCCCATGGGGCCTCGGTAGCCATGGCATGCGACCTGCTGGCAATCGCCGTGTGCGAGTGGAGTTCGATTTCCGAACGCCGCGCCTATCGACTCGTGACACCGCAGACCAGCCGGCTACCCCCATTCCTGACCGACGAGGTCGGGGTCAAGTCAGGCATGATGATTGCCCAGTACACGGCAGCCTCGCTGGTTGCCGACAACAAGCGCCTGGCCCAGCCCGCGGTCACCGATAATTTCCTGACCTCAGGACTGCAAGAAGATCACCTGAGCCTGGGGGAAAGTGCCGCCCTGAAGCTGGACCAGGCCCTCGACAATGCTTTTCAGGTGATTGCCATCGAATACCTGCTGGCTGCCCAGGCTTTCGACCTGATCGAAGACCAGGACTTCGCCCCAGGCACCGAGTTGGCCTGGAAAGCACTGCGAGAGGCAGTTCCTTTTTATAATGAAGAGCATCCCCTGCATCTAGATCTGCAGACAGCTCGCCACTTGCTTCAGGATACCTCCCGACAGGCCTCCTTCATCACACTTGCCCCCCACCTGTACCCTGGAAAGAGGCAGACATGTCTAATCTCAGTATCAATCCCGGCAGCATGA